A DNA window from Niabella yanshanensis contains the following coding sequences:
- a CDS encoding ribulose-bisphosphate carboxylase large subunit family protein, translating to MERIIGTYYIETPYDPEKAAAVLAGEQSSGTFVAVPGETEELKQRFAARVEDVALLETVDLSAIPGAVSSTGKYHRARVKVSWSIENFGYNLPVMVSSLQGNLYEITQFTGLKLMDIELPSSFGQQFKGPEFGIAGCRQLTGIAERPLIGTIIKPSIGLTVVDTAAMVQTLADAGIDFIKDDELLSSSANSRFEDRVAGIMKVINTHADKTGKKVMYAFNLSGEMDEMLSRYETIVKHGGTCAMISINSVGLSAVKKICDQRQLAIHAHRNGWGMLTRHPLLGIDFRAYQKIWRLAGVDQLHVNGIKNKFWETDDSVVNSIEACLTPLFDQKNVIPVVSSGQWGGQAFETWRRTQTQDLLYMAGGGIMAHPMGVAAGVAALQQAWSSAVEGLTLEEAAATYPEFAKSVEKFGDK from the coding sequence ATGGAGAGAATTATCGGAACCTACTATATAGAAACGCCTTATGATCCGGAGAAAGCTGCCGCAGTATTGGCAGGAGAGCAGTCCTCAGGAACCTTTGTAGCAGTACCTGGTGAAACAGAGGAACTGAAGCAACGGTTTGCCGCCAGGGTGGAGGACGTGGCTTTGTTAGAGACCGTTGATCTGTCGGCCATTCCCGGTGCGGTTAGCAGTACAGGTAAATATCATAGAGCCAGGGTGAAGGTTTCCTGGAGCATTGAAAATTTTGGCTATAACTTACCCGTAATGGTGTCTAGCTTGCAGGGCAACCTGTATGAGATTACTCAATTTACCGGCTTAAAGTTAATGGACATCGAATTGCCATCTTCCTTCGGCCAGCAATTTAAGGGCCCTGAATTTGGCATTGCAGGCTGCAGGCAATTAACCGGGATAGCAGAAAGGCCGTTAATCGGCACCATCATCAAGCCTTCTATAGGCCTGACCGTGGTGGATACTGCGGCTATGGTGCAAACACTGGCTGATGCCGGTATTGATTTCATAAAAGATGATGAGCTATTATCTTCTTCCGCAAATTCGCGTTTCGAAGACAGGGTAGCCGGTATTATGAAGGTGATCAACACACATGCAGATAAAACAGGCAAAAAAGTGATGTACGCTTTTAACCTGAGCGGGGAAATGGATGAAATGTTGTCGCGCTACGAAACAATTGTAAAGCATGGTGGTACCTGTGCCATGATCAGCATTAACAGTGTCGGACTAAGCGCTGTTAAAAAGATATGTGATCAGCGCCAGCTGGCCATACACGCGCATCGTAACGGATGGGGTATGTTGACAAGACATCCGTTATTGGGTATTGATTTCAGGGCTTATCAAAAAATATGGAGATTGGCGGGTGTGGACCAATTACATGTAAATGGTATAAAAAACAAATTCTGGGAAACGGATGATAGTGTGGTGAATTCTATTGAAGCCTGTTTAACTCCATTATTCGATCAAAAAAATGTGATCCCGGTTGTCTCCTCAGGCCAATGGGGGGGGCAGGCTTTTGAAACCTGGAGACGCACGCAAACACAGGATCTTTTATATATGGCAGGTGGAGGTATTATGGCCCATCCCATGGGGGTTGCTGCAGGAGTTGCTGCTTTGCAGCAGGCATGGTCTTCGGCAGTGGAGGGATTGACATTGGAAGAAGCGGCAGCCACCTACCCCGAATTTGCAAAGAGTGTAGAGAAATTTGGTGATAAATAA
- a CDS encoding four-carbon acid sugar kinase family protein — protein sequence MPAQPQIQLAFYGDDFTGSTDALEFACRAGAKAILFIEPPNVSALTRFPGINVIGVAGKTRSLGPDEMEQVLTEAFSQLKQFGPRHIHYKVCSTFDSSPLVGSIGRVMDVGAAVFAGKLIPVLGGTPSLGRYCVFGNLFARMGIGSNGAIYRLDRHPSMTKHPVTPADESDLRLHIQKQTSKRLALIDIVQMQKPITEWDQAIQDEDAVLVDTSEEQQLGKIGDWLDAKANENEPLFSIGSSAVEVALGTVWNKTGDGKVLPEWIEPGKAEPLLVVSGSCSPVTAGQINWSKENGFKEVILNAIAVCDDGVTESIIEAVNSLLKSGKNVVVHTGSKDGANLSSEKLGTALGSIARSAVETCSLKRVVIAGGDTSSYAARAMQIEAVEMIAPLVAGAPLCKAYSQNRAIDGLEVNFKGGQVGAPDYFGVLREGRMMNNE from the coding sequence ATGCCGGCTCAACCTCAAATACAGTTGGCCTTCTATGGCGATGATTTCACCGGATCTACCGATGCACTGGAGTTTGCCTGCAGGGCAGGAGCTAAGGCCATTTTATTTATTGAACCTCCCAACGTATCTGCATTAACCAGGTTCCCGGGCATTAACGTCATCGGAGTAGCAGGTAAAACAAGATCGTTGGGTCCAGATGAAATGGAGCAGGTGTTAACAGAGGCATTTAGTCAATTAAAGCAATTCGGCCCGAGGCATATACATTATAAAGTATGTTCTACTTTTGACTCTTCGCCTTTAGTAGGAAGCATTGGGCGCGTGATGGATGTTGGGGCTGCTGTTTTCGCGGGTAAGCTGATACCTGTTTTAGGAGGTACTCCTTCTTTAGGCCGCTATTGTGTGTTTGGGAATTTGTTTGCGAGAATGGGAATTGGTAGCAATGGTGCGATCTATCGTTTAGACCGGCACCCTTCCATGACCAAACACCCCGTTACACCAGCCGATGAAAGCGATCTGCGTTTACATATACAAAAGCAAACCAGCAAACGGCTGGCATTGATCGATATCGTTCAAATGCAAAAACCAATAACCGAATGGGATCAGGCGATACAAGATGAAGATGCCGTATTAGTGGATACTTCCGAAGAACAACAGTTGGGAAAAATAGGCGATTGGCTGGACGCGAAGGCCAACGAAAATGAACCCTTGTTTTCAATAGGGTCTTCAGCCGTGGAAGTGGCTTTGGGCACTGTATGGAATAAAACGGGCGATGGAAAAGTCTTACCCGAATGGATTGAACCAGGTAAGGCAGAACCGTTATTGGTAGTTTCAGGAAGCTGTTCACCAGTAACTGCAGGCCAGATAAATTGGTCTAAAGAAAATGGATTTAAAGAGGTCATATTAAATGCTATTGCTGTTTGTGATGACGGAGTCACCGAGTCGATCATCGAAGCTGTAAACAGTTTGTTAAAGAGCGGAAAGAACGTAGTGGTACATACCGGCTCTAAAGATGGAGCCAATCTATCCTCCGAAAAACTGGGGACAGCCTTAGGCAGTATTGCAAGAAGCGCCGTAGAAACCTGTTCACTAAAACGGGTTGTAATTGCGGGCGGCGATACCAGTAGTTATGCAGCAAGAGCGATGCAAATTGAAGCAGTGGAAATGATTGCCCCATTGGTAGCAGGAGCGCCTTTGTGTAAAGCCTATTCACAAAACCGGGCCATTGATGGACTGGAAGTGAATTTTAAAGGAGGACAGGTGGGCGCGCCGGATTATTTTGGTGTGCTGAGAGAGGGGAGAATGATGAATAATGAATAG
- a CDS encoding IS3 family transposase: MYFGYSRSGYYKSLRTIIQSDLTEAVVVDLVGSVRRYQPMIGGKKLYSLLKADLAKPGSRVGRDKFFDILRKQKLLIKRRRRYVTTTDSYHRFRKYNNKVKDQLLTGPGQVIVSDITYLRTSSGFVYLFLQTDAWSRKITGWHLSESLGIAGALKALEMSIRQYPSTLGTIHHSDRGIQYCCDAYVSALQEAGMEISMTEENHCYENAQAERVNGILKQEFLLDSVFADKQEAFKAVKEAIYTYNYRRPHWSLNLRIPIQLHNAA; the protein is encoded by the coding sequence TTGTACTTTGGTTACAGCCGTTCGGGTTATTATAAATCGCTGAGAACAATTATTCAATCGGATTTAACAGAGGCTGTAGTGGTAGATTTAGTAGGTTCGGTTCGGCGTTATCAGCCGATGATAGGAGGTAAAAAACTGTATTCGTTATTAAAAGCTGATTTGGCAAAACCGGGCAGTAGAGTTGGTCGCGATAAGTTCTTTGATATACTACGCAAGCAGAAGTTGCTGATAAAAAGAAGAAGGAGGTATGTTACTACAACGGATTCTTATCATCGCTTTCGCAAGTATAACAATAAGGTTAAAGATCAATTACTTACAGGACCCGGCCAGGTAATTGTAAGTGATATTACTTATTTGAGGACGTCGAGCGGGTTTGTATACCTGTTTTTGCAAACAGATGCCTGGTCTCGAAAGATCACCGGCTGGCATTTGAGTGAGAGTTTGGGTATTGCTGGAGCACTAAAAGCTCTTGAGATGAGTATCCGGCAGTATCCTTCGACGCTGGGAACGATCCACCATTCCGATCGGGGCATCCAGTATTGTTGTGATGCTTATGTGTCAGCACTACAGGAGGCCGGAATGGAAATTAGCATGACTGAAGAAAATCATTGTTACGAGAATGCACAGGCAGAAAGGGTAAATGGGATATTGAAACAGGAATTTCTTTTAGATAGTGTATTTGCCGATAAGCAGGAAGCATTTAAAGCAGTGAAAGAGGCCATATATACTTATAATTACCGCCGTCCCCATTGGTCTTTAAATTTAAGAATACCTATACAGTTACACAATGCAGCATAG
- a CDS encoding aspartate/glutamate racemase family protein — MENNKNTSSGVGSKTLGLVHTSATLVPVFDELCKKHLPGVKVFNIVDDSLIKNTIACGELTPQTAKRVVNYANSAEEAGADLIMFTCSSIGAAVETADTLTGVPVLRVDQPMADKAVASGSKIGVVATLSTTLEPTSDLVRRRAIVAGKNIELVSRLCEGAFEALMSGDAQKHDDIVGAALKQLSLEVDVILLAQASMARVVGTLSEEDKKVPILASPPLAMEYLARVLK; from the coding sequence ATGGAAAATAATAAGAACACCTCTTCCGGGGTTGGGAGTAAAACGTTAGGATTGGTTCATACATCGGCTACATTGGTACCCGTGTTTGATGAGCTTTGTAAAAAGCATTTACCGGGTGTAAAAGTCTTTAATATTGTTGATGATAGCCTGATCAAAAACACGATCGCCTGTGGTGAGCTGACACCACAAACGGCTAAACGTGTGGTAAACTATGCTAATTCGGCAGAAGAAGCAGGTGCTGATCTTATCATGTTTACCTGCTCATCAATTGGCGCTGCTGTTGAAACGGCCGATACTTTGACCGGTGTGCCGGTACTGCGTGTAGACCAGCCCATGGCTGATAAAGCAGTTGCATCGGGCAGTAAAATAGGAGTGGTGGCTACTTTGTCCACCACATTAGAACCCACCAGCGACCTGGTAAGGCGACGTGCCATTGTTGCAGGTAAAAATATTGAGCTGGTTTCCCGTCTTTGTGAAGGAGCCTTCGAAGCCTTAATGAGCGGCGATGCTCAAAAGCATGATGATATTGTGGGCGCTGCATTAAAACAATTATCACTGGAAGTGGATGTAATCCTGTTGGCCCAGGCTTCTATGGCCCGCGTGGTCGGGACCTTGTCCGAAGAAGATAAGAAAGTACCGATATTGGCTAGTCCGCCTTTGGCGATGGAATATTTAGCCAGAGTATTAAAATAA
- a CDS encoding bile acid:sodium symporter family protein: protein MIKLYRISLWVCIVAAAGLLMSLLLHQPDLSKILAVVTAVSLALGLGSVSALKGYQYTAWIIAAVVAGMVYPQAFMNWGPVNLRDKTLILVIIQLVMFGMGTHMSLRDFKGLASTGKGVIVGLLCHFSVMPLMGVLLTKVFDFEPEIAAGIILIGSCSSGLASNVMVYLARANLVLSVIVTAMATLAAPFLTPLLMKTFAGTLIEVKFIDMMIEIIKIVIVPIGAALLHDYLKGAGKARARGIIVAAVICAVYALSVLLWLYPSIAASGASHAALQSLELSGFLAAAVVAGTLYHQLYKVYPKVDQLMPFISMFGIIYFTTVTTAAGRDNLMKVGFLLFIASVVHNAAGYFFGYWFSRFFGLDRNSSRTVAFEVGLQNGGMASGLAGSMGKLGTVGLAAAVFSPWMNISGSILANYWRKRPVEPSKEKEPEEK from the coding sequence ATGATTAAATTATATCGGATCAGTTTATGGGTTTGTATTGTTGCTGCGGCTGGGTTATTGATGAGCTTATTGTTGCATCAACCTGACCTGAGTAAAATACTTGCAGTTGTTACAGCTGTTTCACTGGCATTAGGTTTAGGCTCGGTGTCGGCGCTTAAAGGTTATCAATATACGGCATGGATTATTGCCGCCGTGGTGGCCGGAATGGTGTACCCACAGGCTTTTATGAACTGGGGACCTGTGAACCTGAGGGACAAGACTTTGATACTGGTCATTATCCAGTTGGTGATGTTTGGGATGGGTACGCATATGAGCCTGAGAGATTTTAAAGGATTGGCGAGTACGGGCAAAGGTGTTATTGTTGGTCTGCTGTGTCATTTTTCCGTAATGCCTTTAATGGGAGTATTACTCACTAAGGTCTTTGATTTTGAGCCGGAGATCGCGGCCGGTATTATATTGATCGGCAGTTGTAGCAGTGGGCTGGCGTCTAACGTAATGGTTTACCTGGCAAGGGCCAACCTGGTGTTGTCGGTTATTGTTACAGCTATGGCTACATTGGCTGCTCCTTTTTTAACGCCCTTATTGATGAAGACCTTTGCAGGTACATTAATAGAAGTGAAGTTCATTGATATGATGATCGAGATTATTAAGATCGTTATCGTACCCATAGGTGCAGCCTTATTACATGATTACCTGAAAGGGGCCGGCAAAGCCAGGGCGAGAGGTATCATTGTAGCAGCAGTGATTTGCGCTGTTTACGCGCTATCGGTTTTATTGTGGCTGTATCCCAGTATCGCAGCAAGCGGGGCATCACATGCGGCTTTACAGTCTTTAGAATTATCGGGCTTCCTGGCGGCCGCAGTTGTGGCAGGTACCCTGTATCACCAGTTGTATAAAGTGTATCCAAAAGTAGATCAGCTGATGCCTTTTATCTCGATGTTTGGTATCATCTACTTCACTACCGTTACTACAGCAGCAGGCAGGGATAACCTCATGAAAGTTGGTTTTTTATTGTTCATCGCATCGGTGGTCCATAATGCGGCGGGTTATTTCTTTGGTTACTGGTTCAGTCGCTTTTTCGGGCTCGACAGGAATTCCAGTCGCACCGTGGCTTTTGAAGTAGGCTTACAAAACGGGGGAATGGCAAGCGGTCTTGCCGGATCGATGGGGAAGTTGGGCACGGTAGGCCTTGCGGCTGCAGTCTTTAGTCCCTGGATGAATATAAGCGGAAGTATATTGGCTAACTACTGGAGGAAGAGGCCTGTGGAGCCTTCAAAGGAAAAAGAACCCGAGGAGAAGTGA
- a CDS encoding glycoside hydrolase family 2 TIM barrel-domain containing protein, with product MIQKISIKVYRSFFISMIGALVVSKAEAQLVDKTPAAVPSAPAIYQTEPYEDPLISGINRDLSRATAYSFGSVAEAIEGDREKSGRYLSLNGNWDFKFALKPGDEPKDFYKQRVSGWKQIPVPSSWEMQGYDKPIYKSAVYPFRPVNPPLVPKDYNGVGCYQRSFAVPADWKDKNITLHFGGVSSAYKVWVNGKFLGYAEDSFLPSEFNITPYLKDGENIVSVWVIRWSDGSFLEDQDQWRLSGIHREVYLMAEPKLRIADFFYQAKLDKEYKDAVLSIRPRLENLTGKEVPGYKVKAQLYDAANKAVLKDEWSISADAIINEIHPRLDRVKFGLLETKVNNPLKWSTEAPHLYTLVLSLEDSTGKVWEAKSCKLGFRSIEFRQSDSKLLINGKETYLYGVNRPDHHPIRGKALTREDILQDIQTIKQFNFNTVRLSHYPSDPYLLDLCDRYGIMVIDESNHETHGLGGKLDHDSRWTAAYVERVARMALRDKNHPSIIMWSLGNEAGSGPNHAAMAGWIKDFDMTRPLHYEPAMGSPKEEGYIDPSDPRYLKSNDHSHRIQNPKDQYYIDVISRMYPALYTAPLLVSQKNGDHRPIFFCEYAHAMGNSAGNIKDFWDQWRNLPRVIGGAIWEFKDQGLVKYDSATGKPYYAYGGDFGERYYDNFTIKGVVAADGRPKAAMYECKRVFQPVQSEWADSSKGLIKIINRSPVLSTAHYNGWISIRENGKLLWRKPLEIDSIECGSSAEFSVGKYLPKLKSGSEYHADIEFTLKEDKPWAAKGFVIAGNQLALTPLSKPSGPNSSVTFVEKEHQFTVQTGGVTVSIDKSNGALVSYKKGNTELIGQALLPHFKRPQTDNDRKGWKTHRVLKQWYDNQPQLKSVAEAEVEGLKGVQSIYTMVNDSVEVKVFYTVSKAGVVKVNYELNAKPGLPNIPKVGMQTGVNMTFTQIQYFGRGPLENYIDRNYGFNAGVYDMGIYDFMEPYVVPQENGNRTDVRWLNLYRKGTKEGIRIVADSLLSMSAWPYSEKNIIEAKHTHKLYPANSITLNIDLVQMGVGGNDSWSEVAAPLEQYQLKAGHYEYSFYIRPL from the coding sequence ATGATTCAAAAGATTTCAATTAAGGTATACCGTAGTTTTTTTATAAGTATGATAGGCGCTTTGGTTGTTTCAAAAGCTGAAGCACAATTGGTTGATAAGACGCCGGCTGCTGTTCCCAGCGCGCCGGCCATTTATCAAACGGAACCCTATGAAGATCCATTAATCAGCGGTATTAATCGCGATTTGTCTAGGGCTACCGCTTATTCATTTGGCAGTGTTGCAGAAGCGATAGAAGGAGACCGGGAAAAGAGTGGCCGTTACCTTTCTTTAAATGGTAATTGGGATTTTAAATTTGCCTTAAAGCCGGGCGATGAGCCCAAAGATTTTTACAAACAAAGAGTATCCGGATGGAAACAAATACCCGTACCCTCGAGCTGGGAGATGCAGGGGTATGATAAGCCAATCTACAAAAGTGCCGTATATCCGTTCCGGCCTGTTAACCCGCCTCTGGTGCCAAAGGACTATAACGGAGTAGGGTGCTATCAACGTTCTTTCGCGGTGCCTGCAGACTGGAAGGATAAAAATATCACGCTGCATTTTGGTGGCGTAAGCTCTGCTTATAAAGTTTGGGTGAATGGTAAGTTCCTGGGCTATGCAGAAGACAGTTTCCTGCCTTCAGAATTTAATATCACTCCTTATTTGAAAGATGGGGAAAATATTGTTTCTGTGTGGGTGATCCGTTGGAGCGATGGTAGTTTTTTGGAAGACCAGGATCAGTGGCGTTTGAGCGGTATTCACCGCGAGGTTTATTTAATGGCAGAACCTAAATTACGCATTGCTGATTTTTTTTACCAGGCGAAATTGGATAAAGAATATAAAGACGCTGTTTTAAGCATTCGTCCGCGGTTAGAAAATTTAACCGGTAAAGAAGTACCTGGCTATAAAGTGAAAGCCCAACTATATGATGCGGCCAATAAAGCCGTTCTAAAAGATGAATGGAGTATCAGCGCTGATGCCATCATCAATGAAATTCATCCCAGGCTGGATCGGGTAAAATTTGGTTTGCTCGAAACCAAAGTGAATAATCCTTTAAAATGGAGCACAGAAGCGCCTCATTTATACACCCTGGTGTTGAGCCTCGAAGACAGTACAGGAAAAGTATGGGAAGCCAAGAGCTGCAAGCTGGGCTTTCGCAGCATTGAGTTCAGGCAATCCGATAGCAAATTGCTGATCAACGGAAAGGAGACTTATCTATATGGCGTGAACCGCCCTGACCATCATCCTATACGTGGTAAAGCATTAACCAGGGAAGATATTTTACAGGATATTCAAACGATCAAGCAGTTTAATTTTAATACGGTACGGTTAAGTCATTACCCGTCTGATCCCTACCTGCTGGATCTTTGCGATCGATATGGCATTATGGTTATCGATGAATCCAATCATGAAACACATGGATTGGGAGGCAAGCTGGATCACGATTCCCGCTGGACAGCCGCATATGTAGAACGCGTGGCCCGTATGGCCTTGCGCGATAAAAATCATCCTTCCATTATTATGTGGAGCCTGGGCAATGAAGCAGGAAGCGGTCCCAATCATGCCGCCATGGCAGGATGGATCAAAGACTTTGATATGACGCGCCCGCTGCATTATGAACCGGCTATGGGAAGTCCGAAAGAAGAGGGATATATCGATCCTTCTGATCCCCGTTATTTGAAATCAAATGATCACTCACATCGTATACAGAATCCCAAAGACCAGTATTATATTGATGTGATCAGCCGCATGTACCCGGCATTATATACGGCTCCCTTACTGGTTAGTCAAAAAAACGGCGATCATCGTCCCATCTTCTTTTGCGAATACGCGCATGCAATGGGCAACAGTGCAGGCAATATCAAAGATTTCTGGGACCAATGGCGCAACCTGCCACGGGTGATAGGTGGCGCTATCTGGGAGTTTAAAGACCAGGGCCTGGTGAAATATGATTCGGCAACAGGAAAACCTTATTACGCCTATGGCGGCGATTTTGGAGAAAGATACTACGACAATTTTACGATAAAGGGTGTGGTGGCTGCAGATGGAAGGCCAAAAGCAGCTATGTATGAATGCAAACGTGTTTTTCAACCCGTACAATCTGAGTGGGCCGATAGCAGTAAGGGCCTTATAAAAATCATTAACCGCAGCCCTGTTTTATCCACTGCGCATTATAACGGCTGGATATCGATCAGGGAAAACGGTAAATTGCTCTGGCGTAAACCTTTGGAAATAGATAGCATCGAATGCGGCAGCTCAGCTGAATTTAGCGTGGGTAAATACCTTCCAAAGCTTAAAAGCGGATCCGAGTATCATGCTGATATAGAATTTACCCTAAAGGAAGATAAGCCCTGGGCGGCGAAAGGTTTTGTGATCGCCGGTAATCAGTTAGCATTAACTCCTTTGTCAAAACCAAGCGGGCCTAACTCTTCAGTGACTTTTGTTGAGAAAGAGCATCAGTTTACGGTTCAGACAGGAGGTGTAACTGTAAGCATCGATAAATCAAATGGAGCATTGGTGTCTTATAAAAAAGGAAATACCGAGTTAATCGGGCAGGCTTTGCTGCCTCATTTTAAAAGGCCGCAAACGGATAATGACCGTAAAGGCTGGAAAACACACCGTGTATTAAAGCAGTGGTATGATAATCAGCCTCAGTTGAAATCTGTAGCCGAGGCAGAAGTCGAAGGATTAAAAGGCGTTCAAAGTATTTACACGATGGTTAATGATAGTGTCGAAGTGAAAGTGTTTTATACGGTAAGTAAAGCAGGTGTCGTAAAAGTGAATTACGAATTAAATGCAAAACCAGGTTTACCGAATATACCCAAAGTAGGTATGCAAACGGGCGTAAACATGACTTTTACTCAAATTCAATATTTTGGCCGGGGACCACTGGAGAATTATATTGACCGGAACTATGGCTTTAATGCAGGTGTTTATGATATGGGTATTTACGATTTTATGGAGCCTTACGTGGTACCCCAGGAGAATGGTAACCGCACTGATGTTCGCTGGCTGAATCTATACAGGAAAGGAACAAAAGAAGGAATCAGGATTGTAGCGGACAGCTTATTAAGCATGAGTGCCTGGCCTTATTCGGAAAAGAACATCATCGAGGCAAAACATACCCATAAATTATACCCGGCAAACTCTATAACTTTGAATATAGACCTGGTACAGATGGGTGTTGGCGGAAACGATAGCTGGAGCGAGGTGGCTGCACCATTGGAACAATATCAGCTTAAGGCAGGGCATTACGAATATAGTTTTTATATTCGCCCGCTCTAA